A genomic window from Lebetimonas sp. JH292 includes:
- a CDS encoding TIGR00341 family protein, with protein sequence MELRLIEAVLPKEKKEDIQTLLSKENIVDFWREEIVEDKIIFQILVDAILSEKLIDKLSRKFSKDERFRIVSMDVKTTLPLPQQEISKTKHIRVSIPELYNAIVSSIEINYIFITMIVLSTIIAAFGLYKNSGAIIIGAMVIAPLLSPNIAVSFATVLGDLELEKKGIAAFLIGCFIALLLSVAIGFFLNIDVDNFEIKSRIAVNYPDLIIAFVSGVAGTLAFTTGQMMGLVGVMVAISLLPPLVNTGLLISNGYFLYATGSFLLFLANFASLNLAGVLTFLFQGVKPRKWWEEKKAKEHRIKAIILWMILIFILIFAIFAEKKFLAKKRLFQENKIFYFKK encoded by the coding sequence ATGGAATTAAGATTAATTGAAGCTGTTTTACCAAAAGAAAAAAAAGAAGATATACAAACCTTGCTTTCAAAAGAAAATATTGTCGATTTTTGGCGTGAAGAAATTGTTGAAGATAAAATTATTTTTCAAATTTTGGTAGATGCGATATTATCCGAAAAACTGATTGATAAGCTTTCAAGAAAATTTTCAAAAGACGAGAGATTTAGAATTGTCAGCATGGATGTAAAAACAACCCTTCCGCTCCCCCAGCAGGAAATTTCAAAAACCAAACACATAAGAGTAAGTATTCCGGAACTTTACAATGCCATTGTTTCATCGATTGAAATAAATTATATTTTTATAACAATGATTGTTCTTTCAACAATAATTGCAGCATTTGGGCTTTATAAAAACAGCGGGGCAATTATAATCGGCGCCATGGTGATAGCCCCTTTGCTCTCTCCCAATATTGCCGTTTCGTTTGCCACGGTTTTAGGAGATTTGGAACTTGAAAAAAAAGGAATTGCGGCTTTTTTGATCGGCTGTTTTATTGCTCTGCTTTTATCGGTTGCAATAGGGTTTTTTCTAAATATTGATGTTGACAATTTTGAAATAAAAAGCAGAATAGCTGTAAATTATCCTGATTTGATTATTGCTTTTGTTTCAGGGGTTGCCGGAACATTGGCGTTTACCACAGGTCAGATGATGGGACTTGTGGGTGTTATGGTTGCAATTTCCCTGCTTCCCCCTTTGGTTAACACGGGATTATTAATATCTAACGGATATTTTTTATATGCAACAGGGAGTTTTTTACTTTTTTTGGCAAACTTTGCAAGTTTAAATCTTGCCGGTGTTTTGACATTTTTGTTTCAGGGTGTTAAACCGAGAAAATGGTGGGAAGAAAAAAAAGCAAAAGAGCATAGAATAAAAGCTATTATTTTATGGATGATTTTAATTTTTATTTTAATATTTGCAATTTTTGCGGAAAAAAAATTTTTGGCAAAGAAAAGACTGTTTCAGGAGAATAAAATATTTTATTTTAAAAAGTGA
- a CDS encoding ribbon-helix-helix protein, CopG family — protein MRKKNFWQRKDCFRRIKYFILKSDPCIYCYNCSDYLGIRLDKELENKLETIVKQTKKSKSFFIREALKEYLQKLEDEEILKIEYLMKNPGDKRIKSHSKG, from the coding sequence TTGCGGAAAAAAAATTTTTGGCAAAGAAAAGACTGTTTCAGGAGAATAAAATATTTTATTTTAAAAAGTGACCCGTGTATCTACTGTTATAATTGTTCTGATTATTTAGGTATTAGGCTTGATAAAGAATTAGAGAATAAACTTGAAACAATAGTAAAGCAGACTAAAAAATCAAAAAGTTTTTTTATCAGGGAGGCTTTAAAAGAATATCTTCAAAAGTTAGAAGATGAAGAGATTTTAAAAATAGAGTATCTTATGAAAAATCCGGGGGATAAAAGAATTAAAAGCCATTCAAAAGGTTAA
- a CDS encoding biotin synthase — protein MDKVYLCAISNIRSGACREDCRFCTQSVKWGANINRYREKSIKTIVYEAKLAKKNRASGFCLVTSGKGLDDKTLEYVGRASKAILKEVDITIIACNGIASKVALKELKNCGIKIYNHNLETSQEYYPKICSTHSWDERFKTCENIKSVGLGLCCGGIFGMGESEEDRISLINSLKKLNPEGIPINFFIENPKLPLKATHTKEFAVNIIKKIRSEFPNSIVMMAGGREIVFKETWIEGIKVGANSIVIGDYLTTKGERPDRDIEILKKENIEIANAC, from the coding sequence ATGGATAAAGTATATTTATGTGCTATATCAAATATTAGAAGCGGGGCGTGCAGGGAAGACTGCAGATTTTGTACCCAGAGTGTCAAATGGGGTGCTAATATAAACAGATACAGGGAAAAAAGTATTAAAACTATTGTTTATGAGGCAAAACTTGCAAAAAAAAACCGGGCAAGCGGATTTTGTCTTGTTACAAGCGGGAAAGGTCTTGATGACAAAACACTTGAATATGTAGGCAGGGCAAGTAAGGCAATACTCAAAGAAGTGGATATAACTATTATTGCATGCAACGGAATTGCAAGCAAAGTTGCATTAAAGGAACTTAAAAACTGCGGTATAAAAATTTATAACCACAATCTTGAAACAAGTCAGGAATATTATCCTAAAATCTGTTCAACCCACAGCTGGGATGAAAGATTTAAAACATGTGAAAATATAAAATCAGTGGGTCTTGGACTTTGCTGCGGAGGAATTTTTGGAATGGGAGAAAGTGAAGAGGATAGAATAAGTCTTATTAATTCACTAAAAAAACTTAATCCTGAAGGAATACCGATAAACTTTTTTATAGAAAATCCAAAACTGCCTCTAAAAGCAACCCACACAAAAGAATTTGCAGTTAATATAATTAAAAAAATAAGGAGCGAATTTCCAAATTCCATTGTAATGATGGCGGGAGGCCGGGAAATTGTATTTAAAGAGACTTGGATTGAAGGAATAAAAGTAGGTGCTAACTCTATAGTTATCGGGGATTATCTGACAACAAAAGGCGAGAGACCCGACAGGGATATAGAAATATTAAAAAAAGAAAATATAGAGATAGCAAATGCATGCTGA